The genomic stretch CGGGATCCCGGCGGCCACCGGTTCGCCCGCGGCGGGGAGCAGGGCGGCGAGCGTCCGCTCGGGCACCGGGGCCGGGCGGAATCCGTACGCCGTGCGGCGGCCCGGGAAGCCGTCCGTGAGGGCGGAGACGGCGGGGGGCAGGGGGTGGCGGGGGCCGTCGGGGAGCGGCCATGAATTGGCCGTGGGGGCGCCGAAGTCCCCCGGTGCGGTGCGGTGGATGGCGGCGTGCAGGGCGGTGGCCTCGGCCAGGGCGGGCAGCTCGGTGATGGGCATGGGTTCGGGCCGGGCGGCGGGCACTTCGCCGTGCCAGCGCTCGCAGGGCAGTGCGGGCGGGGCGTCCGGCCGGTGCAGGGTGATCACCGCGAACACGCTCTCCGCGAAGGAGGCGAGGCCGAGGAGTTCGTCCAACGCACCGTCCTCGTAACGCAGATGGACGGTCGCCGTCAGCCCCGTCGCCTCGGCGGCGGCCACCGCCTGCGCGGTCGCCACCCCGACGTCGAGGCTCTGGAGGCGGTAGCCGAAGACTCCGTACTTGGCCATGTTGCGCCACAGCACGCTACTCAGCAGCAGGACGAACTCCGGGCGCTGGGCCGGTGGTTCGGCGAGCAGGGGTGTGATCAGGTGCCGACCGTCGCCCTCGCGCAGGTTCTCCAGGCTGTGGTGGACGGGGTCGTAGTGGGAGAGCCCGGCGGGGAGGCCGTCCAGGGCGGGGTGGGCGAGGTAGAGCTCCACGGGATAGCGGGAGCCGGAGGCGGCGGCGGTGCGGCCGGGCGAGAGGAGCATCCGGCGGGCGGCGG from Streptomyces davaonensis JCM 4913 encodes the following:
- a CDS encoding SagB family peptide dehydrogenase — protein: MTTSTASAALEYLASGHQPPDALPAADPLRLPPVHKRYPSAVRRPLPDRPEPRDADPLRRLSWLLHRAGGLTRMRWMSGIMPLGLGSPAARRMLLSPGRTAAASGSRYPVELYLAHPALDGLPAGLSHYDPVHHSLENLREGDGRHLITPLLAEPPAQRPEFVLLLSSVLWRNMAKYGVFGYRLQSLDVGVATAQAVAAAEATGLTATVHLRYEDGALDELLGLASFAESVFAVITLHRPDAPPALPCERWHGEVPAARPEPMPITELPALAEATALHAAIHRTAPGDFGAPTANSWPLPDGPRHPLPPAVSALTDGFPGRRTAYGFRPAPVPERTLAALLPAAGEPVAAGIPVQLAGVVQRIPEVETGAYLYDAVAHALIGTRRADAVPDVLAAAKSPMLADECRTATAVLAPCGDPCTGVERHGDRWYRAQNIAAGAAAQRIALAAAAAGLESHVHCDFDPERLRSALGLTPGPLQPLVLVTVGPRAPDRTDPHLPLRAGF